From the genome of Hymenobacter sp. PAMC 26628, one region includes:
- a CDS encoding thioredoxin family protein — protein sequence MSVTTAPVLTADQLAAGLTYAAYRQHITAVLAAQGPDPQLAKMLPHYREGEARMNALVPTVAVLPELQAALQRIAGQYVWVVITEGWCGDAAQLVPVIEAVAQASNGRLATRYFLRDANPDLIDRYLTNGGRAIPMTVLLRADSMAEAAVWGPRPAPAQALFQTLKASQTPFAELAAQLHGWYAQDATRTTQHELLALVQQLG from the coding sequence ATGTCTGTTACCACCGCCCCCGTTCTTACCGCCGACCAGTTGGCCGCTGGCCTTACCTACGCTGCCTACCGCCAGCACATCACCGCAGTGCTGGCCGCCCAGGGCCCCGACCCGCAGCTGGCCAAAATGCTGCCCCACTACCGAGAGGGCGAGGCCCGCATGAACGCCCTGGTCCCCACGGTGGCCGTGCTGCCCGAGCTGCAAGCGGCCTTGCAACGCATTGCGGGGCAATACGTTTGGGTAGTTATCACCGAAGGCTGGTGCGGCGATGCGGCCCAGCTCGTGCCCGTGATTGAGGCCGTAGCCCAGGCCAGCAACGGCCGCCTCGCCACTCGCTACTTCCTGCGCGACGCCAACCCCGACCTCATCGACCGCTACCTCACCAATGGCGGCCGCGCCATCCCGATGACCGTCTTGCTCCGCGCCGACTCGATGGCCGAGGCCGCCGTGTGGGGCCCCCGCCCGGCCCCCGCCCAAGCCCTGTTCCAAACCCTGAAAGCCAGCCAAACGCCCTTCGCCGAGCTGGCCGCCCAGCTCCACGGCTGGTACGCCCAGGATGCCACCCGCACCACCCAGCACGAGCTGCTGGCGCTGGTGCAGCAGTTAGGTTAG
- a CDS encoding DUF4382 domain-containing protein — MKNYSFLGLAGAALLGLASCSKSTSDDPSATAAKLEVRLTDAPGNFNSVVLDVRQIEVHLKDEGNPDGWQTLNFTPQTVNVLDYVNGKSALLVNTDFAPGDLKEIRLILGPNSYVVGTDGQQYDLKTPSGQTSGVKLKLDKVTLKQRETFQLLLDFDVAKSIVERGNWKAGNDKKERYLLKPVIRLVAQDLKGGLGGLVSPAAARPQVLAIRSSILGPDTVSTYADASGAFQLRGLPAGTYQVQFFPTVGAPAGQPAYKNVVRTGITVDNVQATDLGLTPLN; from the coding sequence ATGAAAAATTATTCTTTCCTGGGCTTGGCCGGCGCGGCGCTGCTGGGTTTGGCAAGCTGCTCGAAAAGCACGTCGGACGACCCCAGCGCCACCGCGGCCAAGCTGGAAGTGCGGCTGACGGACGCCCCCGGTAACTTCAACAGCGTGGTACTGGACGTGCGCCAGATTGAAGTGCACCTCAAGGACGAAGGCAACCCCGACGGCTGGCAAACGCTGAACTTCACGCCCCAAACCGTGAACGTGCTCGACTACGTGAACGGTAAATCGGCCCTGTTGGTGAACACCGACTTCGCGCCCGGCGACTTGAAGGAAATCCGGCTCATCCTGGGCCCCAACAGCTACGTGGTGGGCACCGACGGCCAGCAATACGACCTGAAAACGCCCAGCGGCCAAACCTCGGGCGTAAAACTCAAGCTCGACAAGGTCACGCTGAAGCAGCGCGAAACGTTTCAGCTGCTGCTCGATTTCGACGTGGCCAAGTCCATCGTGGAGCGCGGTAACTGGAAGGCCGGCAACGACAAAAAGGAGCGCTACCTGCTAAAGCCGGTCATCCGGCTGGTGGCCCAGGACCTCAAAGGCGGCTTGGGCGGCCTCGTGAGCCCGGCAGCGGCGCGGCCTCAAGTACTAGCCATTCGCTCGTCCATCCTGGGTCCCGACACGGTGAGCACGTATGCCGACGCCTCAGGCGCCTTCCAATTGCGGGGCCTGCCAGCGGGTACGTACCAAGTGCAGTTCTTCCCAACTGTGGGGGCCCCGGCCGGCCAGCCAGCGTATAAAAACGTGGTGCGCACGGGCATCACGGTGGACAACGTTCAGGCAACTGACTTGGGACTAACGCCACTGAATTAA
- a CDS encoding AsmA family protein: protein MRKILIGLGIVVVLLLAAVVAAPFLFKDRLRALADKQIAQRVRAKVQYDPNSIDVSVLHSFPDLTLDIKNLRVIGLDSFGRDTLAYLPSLRVGLDVMTVLKGQEIKINNVELDRPDVSLRVLKSGRTNWDVMISDSAAAAKGQDTSQVRLAIKGWKVTDGHLRYEDLTLPFRMEARQVNHTGSGDFASNVFEMTSKTTAGRLDMTYGGVAYVTDKKLDADVTMNMDLNKNLYTFKDNKIKLNDFPFSFAGAIGLPNATDITYDVTFRALETDFKTLLSLVPGVYTDKFKNVETSGQVAFDGYYKGTQNKLRMPGYGVNLAVTNGRFKYPDLPQEAKNINVQLVVDNPSGFTNNVKVNVSQFHLDLGPNPVDGNVTIDGLEPMKVDGRVKANVNLAEALKVYPVPGLSMRGQLAVDATGKGTYSKTQMPVVNAAIKMTNGYVKSNKFPAPIEDINLSGTVVNTTGQVNDTYVNLPQFHMVLEGEPLDGRLTAHNINQPVFDANVKGTVDLTKITKIFPLAGMTVTGRVSGNIAAAGNMADVEAGRYQNVKASGTVQAKNVTYKSKDLPQGVNISSAAGTFNNNQIVLQNVNGTAGSSDFAANGTVSNYLGYLFTPGQALKGTMNVTSHNFNANEWMVDPVSNKSTATGQGAPAKATGVLEIPKFFDLVLNSKVDNVTYDNLKLTNASGTVAVNNQIATLKDLTFNTLGATFGTTGSYNTQNLAHPKFDLGLNIKNLDFQNAFKAFNTVKALVPLAAAVQGVFGTNFNVSGEMGQDMFPKLSTLSGTGLFDIVKASVLQSPVLSQISSLTTLPELKNLQVLNKIVNAQIVNGNFVVKPFDLAIGDVKMTVGGSNSLAGLLSYVTAINAPTGKLGNALSGKLTQLTGVQNIQGTDRVTLGLNIGGSMASPVVKLTSGSLKDQGKAIVTNVVKTKLTDALLGLATKNRAKTDSTQKATATTQQNSQEQLNLELQKKKLEAQEKAKQAIGAGLNSLFGGRKKAAAPAVAPAAADTTRK, encoded by the coding sequence ATGCGGAAGATTCTGATTGGTTTGGGAATAGTGGTGGTGCTGCTGCTGGCGGCCGTGGTAGCCGCGCCGTTCTTATTTAAAGACCGGCTAAGGGCCCTGGCCGACAAGCAGATTGCCCAACGTGTGCGCGCCAAAGTGCAGTACGACCCGAATAGCATCGACGTGAGCGTGCTCCACTCCTTCCCGGATTTGACGCTGGACATCAAGAATCTGCGCGTGATTGGGCTCGACTCGTTCGGCCGCGACACGCTGGCCTACTTGCCCAGCCTGCGCGTGGGCCTCGACGTGATGACGGTCCTTAAGGGACAGGAAATCAAAATCAACAACGTGGAGCTGGACCGGCCCGACGTCAGCCTGCGGGTGCTAAAAAGCGGGCGGACCAACTGGGACGTGATGATTTCGGACTCGGCCGCCGCCGCCAAAGGCCAGGACACCAGCCAGGTGCGGCTGGCCATCAAGGGCTGGAAAGTGACCGACGGCCACCTGCGCTACGAAGACCTGACGCTGCCCTTCCGCATGGAGGCCCGCCAGGTGAACCACACCGGCAGCGGCGACTTCGCCAGCAACGTGTTCGAGATGACGTCGAAAACCACGGCCGGCCGCCTCGACATGACCTACGGCGGCGTGGCCTACGTGACGGACAAAAAGCTCGACGCCGACGTGACGATGAACATGGACCTGAACAAAAACCTGTACACCTTCAAAGACAACAAGATCAAGCTCAACGACTTCCCGTTCAGCTTTGCCGGGGCCATTGGGCTGCCGAATGCCACGGACATTACCTACGACGTGACGTTTAGGGCCCTGGAAACGGACTTCAAAACTCTGCTCAGCCTGGTGCCGGGCGTGTACACCGACAAGTTTAAGAACGTGGAAACCAGCGGCCAAGTGGCCTTCGACGGCTACTACAAGGGCACGCAAAACAAGCTGCGGATGCCCGGCTACGGCGTGAACCTGGCCGTAACCAACGGCCGCTTCAAGTACCCCGACCTGCCGCAGGAAGCCAAGAACATCAACGTTCAACTGGTGGTGGACAACCCCTCGGGCTTCACCAACAACGTGAAAGTGAACGTGTCGCAGTTTCACCTCGACCTGGGGCCCAACCCCGTGGACGGCAACGTGACCATCGACGGCCTGGAGCCGATGAAGGTCGACGGCCGTGTGAAAGCCAACGTGAACCTGGCCGAGGCCCTGAAGGTGTACCCGGTGCCGGGCCTCAGCATGCGCGGCCAGCTGGCGGTGGACGCCACGGGCAAGGGCACCTACTCGAAAACGCAGATGCCGGTGGTGAACGCCGCCATCAAAATGACCAACGGCTACGTGAAGTCGAACAAGTTTCCGGCCCCGATTGAGGACATCAACCTGAGCGGGACGGTGGTGAACACCACAGGCCAGGTGAACGATACCTACGTGAACCTGCCCCAGTTCCACATGGTGCTGGAGGGCGAGCCGCTCGACGGCCGCCTCACGGCCCACAACATCAACCAGCCGGTGTTCGACGCCAACGTGAAGGGCACGGTGGACCTGACCAAAATCACCAAGATTTTCCCGCTGGCGGGCATGACCGTGACCGGGCGCGTATCGGGCAACATCGCCGCCGCCGGCAATATGGCCGACGTGGAAGCCGGCCGCTACCAGAACGTGAAAGCCAGCGGCACGGTGCAGGCCAAGAATGTGACATACAAGAGCAAAGACCTGCCGCAGGGCGTGAACATCAGCAGCGCGGCGGGCACGTTCAACAACAACCAGATTGTGCTGCAAAACGTGAACGGCACGGCCGGCAGCTCCGACTTTGCCGCCAACGGCACGGTGAGCAACTACCTGGGCTACCTCTTCACGCCGGGCCAGGCGCTGAAGGGCACGATGAACGTGACCTCGCACAACTTCAACGCCAACGAGTGGATGGTGGACCCGGTGAGCAACAAGTCGACCGCCACCGGCCAGGGGGCCCCGGCGAAGGCCACCGGCGTGCTGGAAATCCCGAAGTTCTTCGACCTGGTGCTGAACAGCAAGGTGGACAACGTAACCTACGACAACCTGAAACTGACCAACGCCAGCGGCACGGTGGCCGTGAACAACCAGATTGCTACGCTGAAGGACTTGACTTTCAACACGCTGGGGGCCACTTTTGGCACCACCGGCAGCTACAACACCCAAAACCTGGCGCACCCCAAGTTCGACCTTGGGTTGAACATTAAAAACCTCGATTTCCAGAACGCTTTCAAGGCTTTCAACACGGTGAAAGCGCTGGTGCCGCTGGCCGCAGCAGTGCAGGGCGTGTTCGGCACCAACTTCAACGTGAGTGGCGAAATGGGCCAGGACATGTTCCCCAAGCTGAGCACGCTGAGCGGCACGGGCTTGTTTGACATCGTGAAGGCCAGCGTGTTGCAGTCGCCGGTGCTGAGCCAGATTTCGAGCCTGACGACCTTGCCCGAGCTCAAAAACCTGCAAGTGCTGAACAAGATTGTGAACGCCCAGATTGTGAACGGCAACTTCGTGGTGAAGCCCTTCGACCTGGCCATTGGCGACGTGAAGATGACGGTGGGAGGCTCGAATAGCTTGGCGGGCCTGCTGTCCTACGTCACGGCCATCAACGCGCCCACCGGCAAACTGGGCAATGCGCTGAGCGGCAAGCTCACGCAGCTCACTGGCGTGCAAAACATCCAGGGCACCGACCGGGTGACGCTGGGCCTGAACATCGGGGGCAGCATGGCGAGCCCGGTGGTGAAGCTGACCAGCGGCAGCCTCAAGGACCAGGGCAAGGCCATCGTGACGAATGTGGTGAAGACCAAGCTTACCGACGCCCTGCTGGGCCTGGCCACCAAGAACCGGGCAAAGACCGACAGCACCCAGAAAGCCACCGCCACCACCCAGCAAAACTCGCAGGAGCAGCTGAACCTGGAGCTGCAAAAGAAGAAGCTGGAGGCCCAGGAGAAAGCCAAGCAAGCCATAGGCGCGGGCCTGAACAGCCTGTTTGGGGGCCGCAAGAAAGCTGCTGCGCCCGCTGTTGCTCCGGCCGCCGCCGATACCACGAGGAAGTAA
- a CDS encoding PorP/SprF family type IX secretion system membrane protein has protein sequence MLCSLPLRGAPARWLGRGAALLLAVGLAAPAAQAQDVYFSQPFATRLHANPAFTGLIDDYSVTLSYRNQLPTLAGSFVTTQAAADWRPDKPGQHHAFGLLVDQDRAGSVGYTRIQAGALYAYHTRLTRQVALSGGLRASYGRQRVSYGNFTFGDQISADGQLTGPSAEAIDFAPSNYLSVGTGVVLYSDQAWLSIAGQHLNQPSLGFRAQSQLPLLLNVSGGYKFFVLKPGPGRATRELSYTPVAAYSRQGGSQRVEAGLYFTASPITLGAVYRNLFGNTGVGPQHVLAVVAGVQTGGLRLGYSYDVGLSSLSANLGGAHEITLAIRAFDKLENAYQRLHRRNYPIAPCPAF, from the coding sequence ATGCTTTGCTCTCTTCCACTGCGCGGGGCCCCGGCCCGCTGGCTGGGGCGCGGCGCGGCGCTGCTGCTGGCCGTGGGCCTGGCCGCGCCCGCCGCCCAGGCCCAGGACGTGTATTTTTCGCAACCCTTCGCCACGCGCCTGCACGCCAACCCGGCCTTCACCGGCCTGATTGACGACTACAGCGTGACGCTGAGCTACCGCAACCAGCTGCCCACGCTGGCGGGCTCGTTTGTGACGACCCAGGCCGCGGCCGACTGGCGGCCCGACAAGCCCGGCCAACACCACGCCTTCGGCCTACTCGTGGACCAGGACCGGGCGGGCTCCGTGGGCTACACCCGCATCCAAGCCGGGGCCCTGTACGCCTACCACACCCGCCTGACCCGGCAGGTGGCCCTGAGCGGGGGCCTGCGCGCCAGCTACGGCCGCCAGCGCGTGAGCTACGGCAACTTCACGTTCGGCGACCAGATTTCGGCCGACGGCCAGCTCACGGGGCCCTCGGCCGAGGCCATCGACTTCGCGCCCAGCAACTACCTCAGCGTGGGCACCGGCGTAGTACTGTACTCCGACCAGGCTTGGCTGAGCATTGCCGGGCAGCACCTCAACCAGCCCAGCCTAGGGTTTCGGGCCCAAAGCCAGCTGCCACTGCTGCTGAACGTGAGCGGCGGCTACAAATTTTTTGTCCTGAAACCGGGCCCCGGCCGGGCCACCCGCGAGTTGAGTTATACGCCCGTGGCGGCCTACAGCCGGCAGGGCGGCTCGCAGCGCGTCGAGGCCGGATTGTATTTCACCGCGTCGCCCATCACGCTGGGGGCCGTGTACCGCAACCTTTTTGGCAACACTGGCGTTGGGCCGCAGCACGTGCTAGCCGTAGTGGCGGGGGTACAGACCGGGGGCCTGCGCCTGGGCTATAGCTACGACGTGGGCCTGAGTAGCTTAAGCGCAAATTTGGGCGGGGCCCACGAAATAACTTTAGCCATTAGGGCGTTTGACAAGCTCGAAAATGCCTACCAACGCTTGCACCGGAGAAATTATCCTATCGCGCCTTGCCCAGCATTCTAG
- the gldJ gene encoding gliding motility lipoprotein GldJ, whose amino-acid sequence MKLSNYLCLGALALGGFSSCKPGVSATNPGKESSTTGVEYNTEKGMQVSSYKGIPAGPGLVFIEGGRTVLGTQEEDVTLSHDNMERTVTIASFYMDEAEVANIHWLEYLHFIRTDSAEEFYKSALPDTTVWARDLSFNDPYVTYYLRYPGFRFFPVVGVSWLQANDYCTWRTAKVNEGFAAKAGGSGKKSGGLFSRKKKDTAAEGTASADSKNRISIENGNTLPNYRLPTEAEWEYAALALIGTQEVGNENQEEKRIYPWDGRTTRNAYGSKQGQFLANFKRGRGDYAGIAGSLNDGAMITEQIYAYPPNDYGLYNMAGNVNEWVQDVYRPLSYQDVEDLNPFRRNGVLDPADKYDKKGYQSLIDDKVRVYKGGSWRDVAYWLSPGTRRFMAQDSATATIGFRCAMINAGSNK is encoded by the coding sequence ATGAAATTATCCAACTATCTATGCCTGGGCGCACTCGCACTCGGGGGCTTTTCAAGCTGCAAGCCGGGCGTCAGTGCGACCAACCCCGGCAAGGAGTCGTCGACCACGGGGGTCGAATACAACACCGAAAAGGGCATGCAGGTGTCCAGCTACAAGGGCATTCCGGCCGGCCCGGGCCTCGTGTTCATCGAGGGTGGCCGCACCGTACTGGGCACCCAGGAGGAGGACGTGACGCTCTCGCACGACAACATGGAGCGCACCGTCACCATTGCCTCGTTCTATATGGACGAAGCCGAGGTGGCCAACATCCACTGGCTGGAATATTTGCACTTTATCCGCACCGACTCGGCGGAGGAGTTTTATAAGTCGGCCCTGCCCGACACCACCGTGTGGGCCCGCGACCTGTCGTTCAACGACCCCTACGTAACGTATTACCTGCGCTACCCCGGCTTCCGCTTCTTCCCCGTGGTGGGCGTGAGCTGGCTGCAAGCCAACGACTATTGCACCTGGCGCACGGCCAAGGTGAATGAGGGCTTTGCTGCTAAAGCAGGCGGCTCAGGCAAAAAAAGTGGGGGATTGTTCTCGCGCAAAAAGAAAGACACCGCTGCCGAAGGCACCGCGTCTGCTGATAGCAAGAACCGCATCTCCATCGAAAACGGCAACACGCTGCCCAACTACCGCCTGCCCACCGAGGCCGAGTGGGAATACGCCGCCCTGGCCCTCATCGGCACCCAGGAAGTGGGCAACGAAAACCAGGAGGAAAAACGCATTTACCCCTGGGACGGCCGCACCACCCGCAACGCCTACGGCAGCAAGCAGGGCCAGTTCTTGGCCAACTTTAAGCGTGGCCGCGGCGACTACGCCGGCATTGCCGGCAGCCTGAACGACGGCGCCATGATTACGGAGCAGATTTATGCCTACCCGCCCAACGACTACGGCCTCTACAACATGGCCGGCAATGTGAACGAGTGGGTGCAGGACGTGTACCGCCCCCTCTCGTACCAGGACGTGGAAGACCTGAACCCCTTCCGCCGCAACGGCGTGCTGGACCCCGCCGATAAGTACGACAAGAAAGGTTACCAGTCGCTGATCGACGACAAAGTGCGCGTGTACAAAGGCGGCTCGTGGCGCGACGTGGCTTATTGGCTCTCGCCCGGCACCCGCCGCTTCATGGCCCAGGATTCGGCCACGGCCACCATCGGTTTCCGCTGCGCGATGATCAACGCCGGCAGCAACAAGTAG
- a CDS encoding ComF family protein — MLRSWLADFVGLVFPRLCPACREPLARGEAHLCTNCRAELPYTDFHRLPPEANPLGRRFWGKLPVRHALSYLRFVRQGRVQRLLHGLKYGGQRDVGTALGRLYGAELAAAGLAADFDLIVPVPLHPRKLAKRGFNQAEVFAEGLAAGLALPWAPALRRTAHTATQTKKNRAERWDNVATVFEAADAASVAGRRVLLVDDVLTTGATLEACGAALLAAGALEISIATIACA, encoded by the coding sequence ATGCTCCGCTCCTGGCTGGCCGACTTCGTGGGCCTGGTTTTCCCGCGCTTGTGCCCGGCCTGCCGCGAGCCGCTGGCCCGGGGCGAGGCGCACCTCTGCACCAACTGCCGCGCCGAGCTGCCCTACACCGATTTCCACCGCCTGCCGCCCGAAGCCAATCCGCTGGGCCGCCGCTTCTGGGGCAAACTGCCGGTGCGCCACGCCCTCAGCTACTTGCGGTTTGTGCGCCAGGGCCGGGTGCAGCGCCTGCTGCATGGCCTCAAGTACGGCGGCCAGCGCGACGTGGGCACGGCCTTGGGCCGCCTCTACGGCGCCGAGTTAGCCGCGGCAGGCTTGGCAGCCGACTTCGACCTCATCGTACCCGTGCCGCTGCACCCGCGTAAGCTAGCCAAGCGCGGCTTCAACCAGGCCGAAGTATTTGCCGAAGGCCTAGCCGCCGGCCTGGCCTTGCCCTGGGCCCCTGCCCTGCGCCGCACCGCCCACACGGCCACCCAAACCAAGAAAAACCGCGCCGAGCGTTGGGACAACGTGGCCACCGTATTCGAAGCCGCCGACGCCGCGTCGGTAGCCGGCCGCCGCGTGCTGCTCGTCGACGATGTGCTGACCACCGGCGCCACCCTCGAAGCCTGCGGCGCGGCCCTGCTTGCTGCCGGGGCCCTGGAAATCAGCATTGCCACCATCGCGTGCGCTTGA
- a CDS encoding carboxymuconolactone decarboxylase family protein — protein sequence MSQVNEFNDYRQRMNEKILAADNKVIKRFFNLDTNTYVAGALDVKTKEMLGLACSLVLRCDDCIKYHLGKCFEEKLSDEEIYEVFAIANLIGGSIVIPHFRRAVEYWEILKEEAGPGQPAPDHAHAHGGPAA from the coding sequence ATGTCCCAAGTAAACGAATTCAACGACTACCGCCAGCGGATGAACGAGAAGATTCTCGCCGCCGACAACAAGGTCATCAAGCGCTTTTTCAACCTCGACACCAACACCTACGTCGCCGGGGCCCTCGACGTGAAGACCAAGGAAATGCTGGGCCTGGCCTGCTCCCTGGTGCTGCGCTGCGACGACTGCATCAAGTACCACCTGGGCAAGTGCTTCGAGGAAAAGCTCTCGGACGAAGAAATTTACGAGGTGTTCGCCATCGCCAACCTCATCGGGGGCAGCATCGTCATCCCGCACTTCCGCCGCGCGGTGGAGTACTGGGAAATCCTGAAGGAGGAAGCCGGCCCGGGCCAGCCCGCGCCCGACCACGCCCACGCCCACGGGGGCCCCGCCGCATGA
- a CDS encoding exodeoxyribonuclease III — translation MKIISYNVNGLRSALSKGLLDWVQQADPDVLCLQEIKAGVGPLDVSGFEALGYYAYLHPAQKPGYSGVATFSKTKPVAVVHGCGTPAYDDEGRVLRLDFDDVSVLNTYMPSGTSGLARQAFKVEWLHFFRRYVAGLRAAGGAPLLIGGDFNCCQTEIDLHNPKANQQSPGYTPEERQWFRDFLADGFVDTFRHHYPGAPGHYSWWSYRAGSRPRNVGWRLDHWLADAALQPRLAAAGLLPDAVHSDHCPAWVELNG, via the coding sequence TTGAAAATCATTTCTTACAATGTCAACGGCCTGCGCTCGGCCCTGAGCAAGGGGTTGCTCGACTGGGTGCAGCAGGCCGACCCGGACGTGCTCTGCCTCCAGGAAATAAAGGCCGGCGTGGGGCCCCTGGACGTGTCGGGCTTTGAGGCGCTGGGCTACTATGCCTACCTGCACCCCGCCCAAAAGCCCGGCTACAGCGGCGTGGCCACGTTCTCGAAAACCAAGCCCGTGGCCGTGGTGCACGGCTGCGGCACACCCGCCTACGACGACGAGGGCCGCGTGCTACGGCTCGATTTTGACGACGTGTCGGTGCTGAACACCTACATGCCCTCGGGCACAAGCGGGCTGGCGCGGCAGGCGTTTAAGGTGGAGTGGCTGCACTTTTTCCGGCGCTACGTGGCGGGGCTGCGGGCCGCGGGCGGGGCCCCGCTGCTCATCGGCGGCGACTTCAACTGCTGCCAGACCGAAATCGACCTGCACAACCCCAAGGCCAACCAGCAGAGTCCCGGCTACACGCCCGAGGAGCGCCAGTGGTTCCGCGATTTCCTCGCCGATGGCTTCGTCGATACCTTCCGCCACCACTACCCAGGGGCCCCCGGGCACTACTCGTGGTGGAGCTACCGGGCCGGCTCGCGCCCCCGCAACGTGGGCTGGCGCCTCGACCACTGGCTGGCCGACGCGGCCCTGCAACCGCGCCTGGCGGCGGCCGGCCTGCTGCCCGATGCCGTGCACTCCGACCACTGCCCGGCCTGGGTGGAACTCAATGGGTGA